One Campylobacter pinnipediorum subsp. caledonicus genomic window carries:
- the rarD gene encoding EamA family transporter RarD, which produces MNLKNEETQGLFLAIIAFTIWGFYPLYFKLFSEDVGSVEILAHRVLWSLIFMSVFLYLKSGFRNIKILLKNKKIRNLLFLSGAMISINWGLYIYAVNTSHIVEASLGYFINPLMNILVGFLIFKEHPSKVEKIAVLLVCVSVFIQIYYVGKIPFISIILPVSMAIYVSIRKFIKLRAIDGLFIETLMISFLAFGYFLYLCFTHQNNFKADFNGILMILSGIVTILPLVMFNAAANRIKLSTLGYIHYLSPTLTLAIAVLVFNESLDHTKIISFILIWSGLIVVSLEKIYLKNKKGHK; this is translated from the coding sequence ATGAATTTAAAAAACGAAGAAACACAGGGTTTGTTTCTTGCAATAATTGCTTTTACAATCTGGGGTTTTTACCCTTTATATTTTAAATTATTTAGTGAAGATGTAGGTTCGGTTGAAATTTTGGCACATAGGGTATTATGGTCTTTGATTTTTATGAGCGTATTTTTATATCTAAAATCCGGTTTTAGAAACATAAAAATTCTTTTAAAAAATAAAAAAATTAGAAATCTTTTATTTCTTAGTGGTGCCATGATAAGCATAAATTGGGGATTATACATATATGCCGTAAATACATCTCATATAGTAGAAGCTAGCCTTGGGTATTTTATAAATCCACTTATGAATATTCTAGTTGGGTTTTTGATTTTTAAAGAACACCCAAGCAAGGTTGAAAAAATTGCTGTTTTGCTTGTGTGTGTTTCTGTTTTTATTCAGATATACTATGTAGGCAAGATACCCTTTATCTCAATAATTCTACCGGTATCAATGGCTATTTATGTATCTATAAGGAAATTTATAAAGTTACGAGCTATAGATGGACTTTTTATAGAAACATTGATGATTTCATTTTTAGCTTTTGGATATTTTTTATATCTTTGTTTTACCCATCAAAACAATTTTAAAGCTGATTTTAATGGAATTTTGATGATACTTTCTGGTATAGTTACGATTTTACCACTTGTGATGTTTAATGCAGCAGCAAATAGAATAAAACTAAGCACATTAGGATATATTCATTATCTAAGCCCAACACTTACATTAGCTATCGCTGTTTTGGTATTTAATGAGAGTTTGGATCATACGAAGATAATATCTTTTATACTTATTTGGAGTGGCTTAATAGTAGTAAGTTTAGAAAAAATATATTTAAAAAATAAAAAAGGACATAAATGA